TCAACATAAATAGTAAATAGAATAGCATTATATCTGAATGTGTTTTAAATCTCGGTGTACCagtaaaatgaaaagaaaatcatgTTTTAAGCCTGTTATAAATATGAGTCTAAATCATTGTAAAATTATTCatttacataataatatataaatcctAAACAGATATTTGCCTCAATATGTTTTGCTTGCTTGGCTTTCTTCTAATTTGATTGGCGATTGTTAACAACAAGCTTCATATTTCATGTCAACAATCTTCCTTGCGTCTGCAATTACGGTCACAGCAAACAGATTACTTGAAACTTTGCAGttcaaggtatatatatatatatagaactcCTGTCTGGAATAAGTAGTGTAAAAGGTGACCCCTACCTAAGTGACATGCTAattgaatatttccaaaattaatcaTATAGTTTGCCTACAAAATAATTGGTTATTAACGTATTAATCTAATAGTCCTGATGTTATAAAGAACTTTATCCTTCATGAAAATGACAGGAACCAGTACACATGGCTCATAAATATTTGCCATTTTCTGCGTCACGAGAAGCTTATGAAAGCAACAaagattttacatttttacGGTCGAAGTTCCTTATAACATTAATTTTGCTGCTATAAATACCCATTTCAATGTGTTTGCTTTGGACTCAAGTCACACCAGAAATACCATGGGTAACAATAAGCCATTGTCATTCATCACTTTGTTCCTTCTCGTGTCAGCTGTTGCAGTATCGGCTGGAGATGAAGTGGAACCCGTCAAGGACACAAATGGAAACCCACTCAAGAGTCAAACCCAGTACTTCATCCAACCAGGTTCAGACAAGAAAGGAGGCGGTCTTGTCCCAGCAAGCACTGACTTAACTCACTTGTGTCCATTAGGTATTGTCCAAACACTCCTTCCATTTCAGCCAGGCCTTCCTGTAAATTTCTCCAATCCATCTTCCCAAAATGATGATGTATTGACAACAAATACCGATCTAATTATCGAATTCCAGTCTCCGATATGGCTCTGCCCTTCTTCAAAGATATGGAAAGTCGATACCTCCTCAAGTTCTGACAAGAACTATGTAACCACTGGTGGTAGCTCCAGCACGAGAGAGAGCTTTTTCAGGATTAAGAAATATGGAAACGACGAAAGCACTTACAAGCTAGTTCACTACGAGAGTGACTCGGTTATAAAAGGTATTGGTGCAACCACCGGTTTTTTCGGAGCACCCATTCTTGTTCTTAACGATGATAATGATGATAAGAATGTTTTTCCAGTTAAGTTCCGTGAGGTTGACACATCCACAGAGAATGTGTTTTCGAAGGGTCTTAGGATGTTCCCTACTTTCTAAGTTACCGAGATTTCAACGAGTGGTGTTTAATAAGTTGTATTATGAAAAATAATGGGTTGAAACAATACCTCTACACCATCTTTCGTTTGATTTAATAAGAAGTTAAATGTGTCTTTGCTTTTTGGTTCCAAAGGGTCTTTGTTCTTTATGAAACCAAACTCTTGTCAAATTTAAGCAAACCAGTACAACCAAAACTGCTCAGAACCTCTTCACAATTCACATTGTGGCTGAATTGGGCCCTTGCTTGCTCGATCATAAGCATTCTCTATGTGTCAATTTACTATTCGGCTTTAACAATGATAAACTTTTGGTTAGAACCTCTGAAAAATGAAGCAGTCTATGAAATCGCGTCTTCCTCTCCTTTCAGGTGCAGGAAGAATGCTTCCATCTCAAGCATGTTTTGAATATCATTGCACATTCACATTACTTGTTACACAATTCTAAAAGAATGATGATATTCGGTGTTAATagcattatttatttttgaatacaATGAAGTTGG
The nucleotide sequence above comes from Brassica napus cultivar Da-Ae chromosome A9, Da-Ae, whole genome shotgun sequence. Encoded proteins:
- the LOC106422020 gene encoding kunitz trypsin inhibitor 2-like produces the protein MGNNKPLSFITLFLLVSAVAVSAGDEVEPVKDTNGNPLKSQTQYFIQPGSDKKGGGLVPASTDLTHLCPLGIVQTLLPFQPGLPVNFSNPSSQNDDVLTTNTDLIIEFQSPIWLCPSSKIWKVDTSSSSDKNYVTTGGSSSTRESFFRIKKYGNDESTYKLVHYESDSVIKGIGATTGFFGAPILVLNDDNDDKNVFPVKFREVDTSTENVFSKGLRMFPTF